In Zalophus californianus isolate mZalCal1 chromosome 17, mZalCal1.pri.v2, whole genome shotgun sequence, one DNA window encodes the following:
- the KLK5 gene encoding kallikrein-5 isoform X2: MAPAGHSWMWMVGALITALILGVTEPVLANDVTSCNNPSDTGSSGSTRDTGAGAQEDTRADEGSSSSRIVNGTDCEMHAQPWQGALLLPASQLYCGAVLVNPQWLLTAAHCRKPFYRIRLGHHSLSPVYETGQQLFKGIKSIPHPGYSHPGHSNDLMLIKLNRRIRQTQAVKPINISSHCPTAGTSCLVSGWGTTSSPHVKFPKVLQCLNITVLSTNRCKEAYPGQIDSTMFCAGDEAGRDSCQVHHPQDQRL; this comes from the exons ATGGCTCCAGCAGGACACTCCTGGATGTGGATGGTCGGTGCCCTGATCACAGCCCTGATTCTGGGGGTGACAG AGCCTGTTCTTGCAAATGATGTTACCTCCTGCAACAACCCCTCCGACACTGGGTCCTCTGGAAGCACCCGGGACACTGGAGCTGGGGCCCAGGAGGACACCAGGGCAGACGAAGGAAGCAGCAGCAGCCGCATTGTGAATGGGACCGACTGCGAGATGCACGCCCAGCCGTGGCAGGGTGCGCTGTTGCTGCCGGCCAGCCAACTCTACTGTGGGGCCGTGCTGGTGAATCCGCAGTGGCTGCTCACAGCGGCCCACTGCCGGAAGCC ATTTTACAGAATTCGTCTTGGACACCATTCCTTGTCGCCCGTTTATGAAACTGGGCAGCAGTTGTTCAAAGGGATCAAATCTATCCCACATCCTGGCTATTCCCATCCTGGCCACTCCAATGACCTCATGCTCATCAAACTGAACAGAAGAATCCGTCAGACTCAGGCTGTTAAGCCCATCAACATCTCCTCCCACTGTCCCACTGCTGGGACCAGCTGCTTGGTTTCTGGCTGGGGAACAACCAGCAGCCCCCACG TTAAATTCCCCAAGGTCCTCCAGTGCTTGAACATCACTGTGCTAAGTACCAACAGGTGTAAAGAGGCTTATCCAGGACAGATAGATTCCACTATGTTCTGCGCTGGTGATGAGGCGGGCAGAGATTCCTGCCAG